Proteins encoded together in one Myxococcales bacterium window:
- a CDS encoding universal stress protein has protein sequence MTLHALPTVRGATVHDASIQPRTPRLVEAQRTLLAFRGDELPSAALRRAVQTSAALGHELHVLRVLPSLVRHNVLFPQRNVSDAFQALELSEKAVRSTRSWLLDALGDDGTAERLVVRTGGFEEATIAYAREIRASLVVVPAGGRRVGRSASTIACAIGKPVLVPKARGKEDTIVAATSLAEEGYPVLRRAARLGRSLGGRMVAVHNVVPFVSIADIASPFSQMGDTIASVLELRTRRLRGAARRMAATSSSVITVGLDSCRAILDEARTRDADIVVVGARPRSWVDRVLSSDLAADVVDKARRTVVVEPLDAAE, from the coding sequence ATGACCCTGCACGCCCTTCCTACCGTGCGTGGTGCGACCGTGCACGACGCTTCCATCCAACCCCGCACCCCGCGCCTCGTCGAGGCGCAGCGCACGTTGCTCGCGTTCCGTGGGGACGAACTACCGTCCGCGGCGTTGAGGCGCGCCGTGCAGACGTCCGCAGCGCTCGGTCACGAGCTCCACGTCTTGCGCGTACTCCCGAGCCTCGTGAGGCACAACGTGCTCTTCCCCCAGCGGAACGTGAGCGACGCTTTCCAGGCCCTCGAGCTGTCCGAGAAGGCGGTCCGTTCGACCCGCTCGTGGTTGCTCGACGCCCTAGGAGACGACGGCACCGCGGAGCGCCTCGTCGTTCGAACCGGAGGTTTCGAGGAGGCCACGATCGCGTACGCTCGTGAGATCCGAGCAAGCCTCGTGGTCGTGCCGGCAGGGGGCCGCCGCGTGGGCCGGTCGGCGTCGACGATCGCCTGCGCCATCGGCAAACCGGTGCTCGTCCCGAAGGCCCGCGGCAAGGAAGACACCATCGTCGCTGCCACGAGCCTCGCCGAAGAGGGGTACCCGGTGCTCCGTCGGGCGGCCCGCCTCGGACGCTCCCTCGGTGGGCGGATGGTGGCGGTGCACAACGTCGTGCCCTTTGTCTCCATCGCGGACATCGCTTCGCCCTTCTCTCAAATGGGCGACACCATCGCATCGGTGCTTGAGCTTCGGACGAGGCGGCTTCGCGGAGCGGCTCGTCGGATGGCCGCGACCTCGAGCTCTGTCATCACGGTAGGCCTCGACTCGTGCCGAGCCATCCTCGACGAGGCCCGCACGAGGGACGCCGACATCGTGGTCGTCGGCGCACGGCCTCGCTCCTGGGTCGACCGCGTGCTCTCGAGCGACCTCGCCGCCGACGTGGTGGACAAGGCGCGGCGCACGGTCGTCGTGGAGCCCCTCGACGCAGCCGAATGA
- a CDS encoding trehalose-6-phosphate synthase, whose protein sequence is MRRMIPWLLGLVLALAAASAAVYFALARTTDAWFERDLVLRSDLAVASASRSLLAHWGQKQPSELASVLNDITRDPRILGAVACSAEGHVLSASPDLADVPPCPERAASREPAVVETAQGRVRVSATPLRDAAGATVGHVVLVHDLAFIGRRQATTRNIVLGAFFGLSVVASALTLLFARLAWREWTRGLRDALAGRGEDAFRPLLRDVRALAETLAEEHASDARVGRWDAERLKATLRQHLHGERIVVVANREPYIHEHRGGEVKVLHPASGLVTALEPVMRACSGVWVAHGSGSADRETVDANDHVRVPPGEESYAIRRVWLTEEDEAGYYYGFSNEGLWPLCHVAHTRPKFRESDWERYKEVNRKFADAVCQEVDTDDPVVLVQDYHFALAPRMIRERIPRATILTFWHIPWPNAERMGICPWRDELVAGLLGSSIVGFHTQQHCNHFFDAVDTFLESRIDREHDAVVHRGHRSLVRNYPISIEWPVRWLAGIADAATCRREILEEVGLSPSATLGVGVDRLDYTKGIEERILAVDALLERHPEHRGRFVFVQLAAPSRSKIEKYQQLAERVEALVSHVNDRWGTSTYKPVVLRRAHHEPREVMRYFRAADLCYVSSLHDGMNLVAKEFVAAREDEAGVLVLSQFTGAARDLTEALIVNPYDIAKAGDALHAALNMPVAEQRERMRSMRRMVSELNVYRWAGRMLVDAAEVRRRERFAAKWSSSLVPGEA, encoded by the coding sequence ATGCGCCGAATGATTCCGTGGCTCCTCGGGCTGGTGCTCGCGCTCGCCGCTGCCAGCGCCGCCGTCTACTTCGCGCTGGCGCGGACGACCGACGCGTGGTTCGAGCGAGATCTCGTCCTTCGCTCGGACCTCGCGGTCGCGTCGGCGAGCCGGTCGCTCCTCGCCCACTGGGGCCAAAAGCAGCCGTCGGAGCTCGCCTCGGTGCTCAACGACATCACCCGCGACCCTCGCATTCTCGGGGCCGTAGCGTGCTCGGCCGAGGGGCACGTCCTCTCGGCGAGCCCGGATCTGGCTGACGTCCCACCCTGCCCCGAGCGGGCTGCGTCGCGCGAACCGGCGGTCGTCGAGACGGCCCAAGGACGGGTCCGCGTCAGCGCGACACCCTTGCGCGACGCGGCGGGCGCCACGGTCGGTCACGTGGTCCTCGTGCACGATCTGGCGTTCATCGGGCGGCGCCAAGCGACGACCCGGAACATCGTGCTCGGTGCGTTCTTCGGCCTGTCGGTGGTGGCTTCGGCCCTCACCCTGCTCTTCGCGCGGCTCGCGTGGCGAGAGTGGACGCGGGGGCTGCGGGACGCGCTCGCGGGCCGTGGGGAAGATGCCTTCCGACCACTCCTCAGGGACGTGCGCGCCCTCGCCGAGACGCTAGCAGAGGAGCACGCGAGCGACGCCCGGGTGGGCCGGTGGGACGCCGAACGCCTGAAGGCGACGCTCCGGCAGCACCTCCACGGAGAGCGTATCGTCGTGGTCGCGAACCGCGAGCCGTACATCCACGAGCATCGCGGCGGTGAGGTCAAGGTCCTTCATCCCGCGAGTGGTCTCGTCACGGCGCTCGAGCCGGTCATGCGAGCCTGCTCGGGGGTGTGGGTCGCGCACGGGAGCGGCAGCGCCGATCGAGAGACCGTCGATGCGAACGACCACGTCCGAGTGCCCCCCGGGGAGGAGTCCTACGCGATACGTCGCGTCTGGCTAACCGAGGAGGACGAAGCGGGGTACTATTACGGGTTCTCGAACGAGGGGCTCTGGCCGCTCTGCCACGTCGCCCACACACGCCCGAAGTTCCGCGAGTCGGACTGGGAGCGCTACAAAGAGGTGAACCGGAAGTTCGCTGACGCCGTGTGCCAGGAGGTCGACACCGACGACCCGGTCGTGCTCGTCCAAGACTACCACTTTGCGCTCGCTCCTCGAATGATCCGCGAGCGCATCCCCCGCGCCACCATCCTCACCTTCTGGCACATCCCTTGGCCGAACGCGGAGCGTATGGGGATCTGCCCGTGGCGCGACGAGCTGGTCGCCGGCCTGCTCGGGTCGAGCATCGTGGGGTTTCATACCCAACAACACTGCAATCACTTCTTCGACGCCGTCGACACGTTCCTCGAGAGCCGGATCGATCGTGAGCACGACGCGGTGGTGCATCGTGGACACCGTAGCCTCGTGCGGAACTACCCGATTTCGATCGAGTGGCCGGTGAGGTGGCTGGCTGGGATCGCGGACGCGGCCACGTGTCGTCGCGAGATCCTCGAAGAGGTCGGCCTCTCTCCGTCGGCGACGCTCGGGGTGGGGGTCGACAGGCTCGACTACACGAAGGGCATCGAGGAGCGCATCCTCGCGGTCGACGCGCTGCTCGAGCGGCACCCGGAGCATCGCGGTCGCTTCGTCTTCGTCCAGCTCGCGGCGCCGAGCCGCTCCAAGATCGAGAAATACCAGCAGCTCGCCGAGCGGGTCGAGGCCCTCGTCTCCCACGTGAACGACCGCTGGGGTACCTCGACGTACAAGCCCGTCGTGCTTCGCCGAGCACACCACGAGCCGCGTGAGGTCATGCGGTACTTTCGCGCCGCGGATCTCTGCTACGTGTCGAGCCTGCACGATGGGATGAACCTCGTCGCGAAGGAGTTCGTGGCCGCTCGGGAGGACGAGGCGGGGGTGCTGGTGCTGAGCCAGTTCACCGGCGCCGCGCGGGACCTCACCGAGGCTCTGATCGTGAATCCCTACGACATCGCGAAGGCAGGTGACGCCCTGCACGCCGCCCTCAACATGCCCGTCGCCGAGCAGCGGGAGCGTATGCGATCGATGCGGCGGATGGTCTCGGAGCTCAATGTGTACCGGTGGGCGGGGCGCATGCTCGTGGACGCCGCGGAGGTTCGGCGACGGGAACGGTTCGCCGCGAAGTGGTCGTCTTCGCTCGTGCCGGGGGAAGCATGA
- a CDS encoding ATP-binding protein encodes MLREPTLEKLHAMRLGVLASAWLEQDKSPDTLAMAFDDRFALLVEAEMLARENARLAKKSPRREAPDHRRVHRGISFARERQLDKPMVRRLATCRWVTEHQTVIVTGATGTGKSYLACALAHEACRKGFRVVYRRVARLFDELRIARADGSYHRVLSRIAKADVLVLDDFALAPLTEEARRDLLEILEDRYGLRATVFTSQIGPDRWHAYLADPTVADAICDRVLHGAHKIALTGPSRRKTQEESKSET; translated from the coding sequence ATGCTGAGAGAACCGACTCTAGAGAAACTTCACGCCATGCGGTTGGGCGTGCTCGCCTCCGCCTGGCTCGAGCAGGACAAGTCTCCCGACACCCTCGCGATGGCCTTCGACGATCGCTTCGCACTCCTCGTCGAAGCCGAGATGCTCGCTCGCGAAAATGCTCGGCTCGCGAAAAAATCTCCGCGACGCGAAGCTCCGGATCACCGACGCGTGCATCGAGGAATCTCCTTCGCCCGTGAGCGTCAGCTCGACAAGCCCATGGTGCGCCGGCTCGCGACATGTCGTTGGGTCACCGAGCACCAGACGGTGATCGTCACGGGAGCCACCGGGACGGGCAAGAGCTACCTCGCATGCGCCCTCGCCCATGAAGCGTGCCGCAAAGGCTTCCGCGTCGTCTATCGACGCGTGGCGCGGCTCTTCGACGAGCTCCGCATCGCGCGCGCGGACGGCAGCTACCACCGCGTCCTGTCTCGGATCGCGAAGGCGGACGTCCTCGTGCTCGACGACTTCGCGCTCGCTCCCCTTACCGAGGAGGCGCGCCGAGATCTGCTCGAGATCCTCGAAGACCGCTACGGCCTTCGCGCGACCGTCTTCACGAGCCAGATCGGACCCGACCGATGGCACGCGTACCTGGCCGACCCCACCGTCGCGGACGCCATCTGCGATCGTGTGCTCCACGGCGCTCACAAGATCGCGCTCACCGGGCCCTCGCGGCGCAAGACGCAGGAAGAATCGAAGTCAGAAACTTGA
- a CDS encoding NAD-binding protein, producing MSPRQARRWLESRAGRTAGATLVAASATSTLLELGDASPSWVHVAGLALTGVTVVEGLVRAWTDPRGRRRGALRSLPELALLPTLAAAPGSPLLLLRFARLLRLLPLAEPSAKHLRPGTRALLRVGLVATLALFVGSVAIYVFERHENPSLGTPSLSFTAALFSMVAGEPIPMPPVTWGGRAAIGLVIATGLAVFATVAGTVGAVVTDAIRTGGPMVDWEDLEGHLIICGWNRKAELLVREVQSAKTVADVIVVVTDADGEPSFQDPGLRRHVQFLHADFTEVASLERAGVRRAAKCILLSDTSRGRSERDADARTVLAALTIERLNPAVYTCAEVHTRDHVAHLRMGNVNDVVVSGEHSAFLLAQAALTKGVMGLFEEIMTLEYGNKFTTVEVPTRWIGKTFDALLVTLKQEHEALLVGVRSADGTVTLNPKAHTFAKGEALVLLASRDVLLDQG from the coding sequence GTGTCGCCTCGTCAAGCTCGTCGCTGGCTCGAGTCGAGGGCGGGGCGTACCGCGGGAGCTACCCTGGTCGCGGCCTCCGCGACGTCCACGCTCCTCGAGCTCGGAGACGCGAGCCCGTCGTGGGTGCACGTCGCCGGGCTCGCGCTCACCGGGGTGACGGTCGTCGAGGGCCTCGTGAGGGCTTGGACGGACCCACGCGGGAGGCGACGAGGTGCTCTGCGGAGCCTCCCCGAGCTCGCGCTCCTCCCTACACTCGCCGCGGCCCCCGGAAGCCCTCTCCTGCTGCTTCGATTCGCGCGGCTCCTGCGGCTCCTGCCGCTCGCCGAGCCCAGCGCGAAGCACCTGCGCCCGGGCACACGAGCTCTGCTTCGTGTAGGTCTCGTGGCGACGCTCGCGCTCTTCGTCGGAAGCGTGGCGATCTACGTATTCGAGCGGCACGAGAACCCGAGCCTCGGGACACCTTCGCTCTCGTTCACCGCCGCGCTCTTCTCGATGGTCGCCGGCGAGCCCATCCCGATGCCCCCCGTGACCTGGGGAGGTCGCGCCGCTATCGGCCTCGTCATCGCGACGGGGCTCGCCGTGTTCGCGACGGTCGCCGGCACCGTGGGCGCCGTGGTGACGGACGCTATTCGCACCGGAGGCCCGATGGTGGACTGGGAAGATCTCGAAGGTCATTTGATCATCTGTGGGTGGAATCGGAAGGCAGAGCTGCTCGTGCGCGAGGTTCAGTCCGCCAAGACCGTGGCCGACGTAATTGTCGTGGTCACGGACGCGGACGGCGAACCTTCCTTTCAAGATCCGGGCCTACGGCGGCACGTGCAGTTCCTCCACGCCGATTTCACCGAGGTCGCGAGCCTCGAGCGCGCAGGGGTTCGCCGGGCGGCCAAGTGCATCCTCCTCTCGGACACGAGCCGAGGTCGGTCCGAACGCGACGCCGACGCTCGCACGGTCCTGGCAGCGCTCACGATCGAGCGCCTCAACCCTGCGGTCTACACCTGCGCCGAGGTCCACACGCGGGACCACGTAGCGCACCTGCGGATGGGAAATGTGAACGACGTCGTCGTGAGCGGAGAGCACAGCGCATTCCTGCTGGCTCAGGCTGCGCTCACCAAGGGCGTCATGGGCCTCTTCGAGGAAATCATGACGCTCGAGTACGGCAACAAGTTCACGACCGTAGAAGTGCCTACGCGGTGGATCGGCAAGACGTTCGACGCGCTCCTCGTCACCCTCAAGCAGGAGCACGAAGCGCTCCTCGTGGGCGTCCGCTCGGCGGATGGTACGGTCACCCTGAACCCCAAGGCCCACACCTTCGCCAAGGGAGAGGCCCTCGTGCTCTTGGCGTCGCGGGACGTGCTCCTCGACCAAGGCTGA
- a CDS encoding LysR family transcriptional regulator → MDWLNFHHLYYFWRIARAGGLAKAAADMRLSHSTLSAQLKALEAELVAALFERRGRRLVLTPLGEQVASYADDIFRLGREVLDLTRGQTSEHGAALRVGVVAHFAHRDRPFRRIAITEIGSSRSERSDVSLRLWMIGSRLASRVSGPPC, encoded by the coding sequence ATGGACTGGCTGAATTTCCACCACCTCTACTACTTCTGGCGCATCGCTCGCGCAGGAGGGCTCGCCAAGGCAGCCGCCGACATGCGCCTCAGCCACTCCACGCTCTCGGCGCAGCTCAAGGCGCTCGAAGCCGAGCTCGTGGCCGCGCTCTTCGAACGACGAGGGAGGAGGCTAGTCCTCACTCCGCTCGGCGAGCAGGTCGCGTCGTACGCCGACGACATCTTCCGCCTCGGGCGCGAGGTCCTCGACCTCACCCGTGGCCAGACCTCGGAGCACGGGGCTGCGCTACGCGTCGGTGTCGTTGCGCATTTCGCCCATCGCGATCGGCCGTTTCGGCGCATCGCGATCACGGAAATCGGGTCATCGCGATCGGAGCGAAGCGACGTCTCCCTGAGGCTCTGGATGATCGGTTCCAGGCTCGCGAGCAGGGTAAGCGGCCCGCCTTGCTGA
- a CDS encoding glycoside hydrolase family 15 protein, whose translation MDLVSLSARLSRPFVLGRSRVPELPLDARGLIGDGVAAALVAVDGAIDWLCVPRFDGPSVFARVLDAERGGSMAIRPCAQAFESLQAYDPDTNVLETLMTTPRGERVRLIDFMPFSDDPRAALGELHRRIDCPSGEIELEIVFDPRFDYGREIPIVHAAEHGLLARGSGGVPLTLSVSRRLEFVALPGGGMRATTTLREGEILWVVLAWGRDEVEPTAAHRPFEQLRLTRRTWREWASRLAYDGPWRHHVLRAALVMKLLVYAPTGAVIAAPTASFPEWPGGKRNWDYRYTWARDAAMTVRATNLLGYHAEARAFFHFVRDAVSLERGLELMYSVDGGPVPAELELGHLCGALGARPVRIGNGAKDQTQLDTYGAVVDAAHLYAKFGGTLTLDAFRKIEGILGASLARWSEPDHGIWEPRDGGRHNVHSKVMNWVAMDRGEKLALAFGEHVLAQRLAHEAEQVRADVCARGMDPTGTHFVRAYGEPVADAALLLLPIHGFLPDDDPRLARTVDWVRTELGTGPFVHRYAVDDGVGGQEGAFTLCGFWLAEALAIQGRVEEAMHVFAAHAEASNHLGLLSEEIDPTTRAQLGNFPQAFSHLGLVNAAWRIDLAMRLRDEGAPFGPRLVGPMLRRP comes from the coding sequence ATGGATCTCGTCAGTCTCTCGGCGCGTCTCTCGCGCCCCTTCGTCCTCGGGCGGTCGCGTGTCCCGGAGCTGCCGCTCGACGCCCGCGGCCTCATCGGGGACGGCGTGGCCGCGGCGCTCGTGGCGGTCGACGGCGCGATCGACTGGCTCTGCGTGCCACGCTTCGACGGCCCGAGCGTGTTCGCGAGGGTGCTCGACGCCGAGCGGGGCGGCAGCATGGCGATCCGCCCGTGCGCCCAGGCGTTCGAGAGCCTCCAGGCCTACGATCCCGACACCAACGTCCTCGAGACGCTCATGACGACCCCGCGGGGCGAGCGTGTGCGCCTCATCGACTTCATGCCGTTCTCGGACGACCCGCGTGCCGCGCTCGGGGAGCTGCACCGGAGGATCGACTGCCCGAGCGGCGAGATCGAGCTCGAGATCGTCTTCGACCCCCGCTTCGACTACGGCCGAGAGATCCCGATCGTTCACGCGGCGGAGCACGGGCTCCTCGCGCGAGGGAGCGGGGGTGTGCCCCTGACGCTGTCGGTCTCGAGGCGCCTCGAGTTCGTGGCCTTGCCGGGAGGTGGTATGCGCGCCACCACCACGCTGCGCGAGGGTGAGATCCTATGGGTCGTGCTCGCGTGGGGGCGTGACGAGGTCGAGCCGACGGCCGCGCACCGACCCTTCGAGCAGCTCCGGCTCACCCGTCGTACGTGGCGCGAGTGGGCATCTAGGCTCGCCTACGACGGCCCGTGGAGGCACCACGTCTTGCGTGCCGCGCTGGTGATGAAGCTACTCGTCTATGCGCCGACCGGCGCGGTGATCGCGGCGCCCACAGCGTCGTTTCCCGAGTGGCCAGGGGGCAAGCGTAACTGGGACTATCGCTACACATGGGCGCGCGATGCGGCGATGACCGTGCGGGCGACCAACCTCCTTGGGTATCACGCGGAGGCGCGCGCCTTCTTTCACTTCGTGCGCGACGCCGTGAGCCTCGAGAGGGGGCTCGAGCTCATGTACAGCGTCGATGGCGGCCCGGTGCCTGCGGAGCTCGAGCTCGGGCACCTGTGCGGCGCCCTCGGCGCACGCCCCGTTCGTATCGGGAACGGGGCGAAGGACCAGACGCAGCTCGACACCTACGGGGCCGTCGTCGACGCCGCGCACCTCTACGCGAAGTTCGGGGGCACGCTCACCCTGGACGCCTTCCGCAAGATCGAGGGAATCCTTGGCGCCTCCCTCGCGAGGTGGTCCGAGCCCGATCATGGGATATGGGAGCCGCGCGACGGGGGACGCCACAACGTTCACTCGAAGGTCATGAACTGGGTAGCGATGGATCGCGGCGAAAAGCTCGCCCTCGCGTTCGGGGAGCACGTGCTCGCACAACGGCTCGCGCACGAGGCGGAGCAGGTGCGTGCCGACGTGTGCGCGCGCGGTATGGACCCGACCGGGACGCACTTCGTGCGGGCGTACGGGGAGCCGGTCGCCGACGCCGCGCTCTTGCTCCTTCCCATTCACGGCTTCCTTCCGGACGACGATCCGAGGCTCGCGCGCACGGTGGACTGGGTCCGGACTGAGCTCGGTACCGGGCCCTTCGTGCATCGGTACGCGGTCGACGATGGCGTTGGCGGCCAGGAGGGAGCCTTCACGCTATGTGGGTTTTGGCTCGCCGAGGCGCTCGCCATCCAAGGCCGGGTCGAAGAAGCGATGCATGTCTTCGCCGCCCACGCGGAGGCGTCGAACCACCTTGGTCTGCTCTCCGAGGAGATCGACCCTACGACACGGGCCCAGCTCGGAAATTTTCCCCAGGCGTTCAGCCATCTTGGACTCGTCAACGCGGCCTGGCGCATCGACCTCGCCATGCGCCTTCGTGACGAGGGGGCTCCCTTCGGTCCGCGGCTCGTGGGACCGATGCTCCGCCGCCCGTAA
- the otsB gene encoding trehalose-phosphatase yields the protein MIDILGRRASAVLRRLALEGTWVALDFDGTLAPIVRDRARAAMSSRTCDTLRRLAERYPTVIVSGRARADVANRLAGAPVRLVFGNHGAEGGLKDAPTRARLRREIRAAKNVLVSALEGVEGVEIEDKRYSLSVHDRKAEDPEAARAAIATAVAALGPSVRVEPGKRVTNVVHVDAPDKGTVVRALHESRGATQIVFVGDDVTDESVFRIRAPWLVSVRVGRSVRSDAPYFVPTRAHVDLLCEALVDARTPLGR from the coding sequence ATGATCGACATCCTCGGTCGGCGGGCCTCGGCCGTCCTCCGGCGGCTCGCGCTCGAGGGTACCTGGGTCGCGCTTGACTTCGACGGGACCCTCGCCCCCATCGTGCGTGACCGCGCGCGCGCGGCCATGTCCTCGCGTACGTGCGATACGCTGCGCCGCCTCGCGGAGCGCTACCCCACGGTGATCGTGTCGGGACGCGCGCGCGCGGACGTGGCGAACCGCCTCGCTGGAGCGCCCGTGAGGCTCGTGTTCGGGAACCATGGCGCCGAAGGCGGCCTGAAGGACGCTCCCACCCGAGCCCGCCTTCGGCGTGAGATCCGCGCGGCGAAGAACGTCCTGGTCTCCGCGCTCGAGGGCGTCGAGGGCGTCGAGATCGAGGACAAGCGGTACTCCCTCTCCGTCCACGATAGGAAGGCCGAAGACCCCGAGGCGGCTCGTGCGGCCATCGCGACGGCGGTCGCGGCGCTCGGGCCGTCGGTACGCGTGGAGCCTGGCAAGCGCGTCACGAACGTCGTTCACGTGGACGCACCCGACAAGGGGACGGTCGTGCGCGCGCTTCACGAGTCACGGGGAGCCACGCAAATCGTCTTCGTGGGGGACGACGTGACCGACGAGTCCGTGTTTCGCATCCGCGCGCCGTGGCTCGTGTCCGTGCGCGTCGGGCGCTCGGTGCGGTCGGACGCGCCGTATTTCGTACCCACACGCGCTCACGTCGACCTCCTCTGCGAGGCGCTCGTGGATGCTCGTACCCCACTCGGGAGATAA
- a CDS encoding universal stress protein: MPTRKPVVLVAVSMDRASRVALQRAHELATILRGELRVVHVASHRAAAADARPFRVSERTKSHKAAIQDWAAFETGIVLSERRIHLRYGRVPAKVNAVARAVDADLVVVGGRASHSSPAPGKKVEELIQRATRPVMLASPTRDGDVLAATDLEDETIPVVRAAADFARRVGRTVSLVHNVPFGTANLPLALPRELTRQLTLGPLSKLERIVRSASVVEDATVTSRESTAAAVLELARARESDVLVLGAKSRLGRTLREVADGAARSVLVVPEAFSARRRPS; encoded by the coding sequence GTGCCCACCAGGAAGCCCGTAGTGCTCGTCGCCGTGTCGATGGACCGAGCGTCGCGCGTCGCGCTCCAGCGCGCGCACGAGCTCGCCACCATCCTCCGCGGCGAGCTGCGCGTAGTTCACGTGGCGTCGCATCGCGCGGCCGCGGCCGACGCTCGCCCCTTCCGGGTATCGGAGCGCACGAAGAGCCACAAGGCGGCGATCCAGGACTGGGCAGCCTTCGAGACTGGCATCGTGCTCTCCGAGCGGAGGATCCACCTACGCTACGGTCGCGTCCCCGCCAAAGTGAACGCCGTGGCTCGCGCGGTGGACGCCGACCTCGTCGTCGTCGGCGGGCGTGCTTCGCACTCGTCTCCGGCGCCGGGGAAGAAGGTCGAGGAGCTCATCCAGCGGGCGACCCGTCCCGTGATGTTGGCGAGCCCGACACGCGACGGCGATGTCTTGGCGGCGACCGACCTCGAGGACGAAACCATCCCTGTCGTTCGCGCGGCGGCGGACTTCGCTCGTCGTGTCGGTCGAACGGTATCTCTCGTGCACAACGTTCCGTTCGGTACCGCCAACCTACCGCTCGCGTTGCCGCGCGAGCTCACCCGGCAGCTCACTCTTGGGCCGCTCTCCAAGCTCGAGCGCATCGTTCGGAGCGCGTCGGTCGTCGAGGACGCTACGGTCACGTCTCGCGAGTCGACGGCCGCAGCGGTGCTCGAGCTCGCTCGGGCACGCGAGTCGGATGTCTTGGTGTTGGGCGCGAAATCGAGGCTCGGGCGGACGTTGCGCGAGGTCGCTGACGGGGCGGCTCGCTCGGTTCTCGTCGTGCCCGAGGCGTTCTCTGCTCGGCGCAGGCCGTCGTAG
- a CDS encoding serine/threonine protein kinase, with amino-acid sequence MSTWRKDRPLKLPRAEHYFLFDRIAAGGMAAVHLGLLRGALGFSRVVAIKRLHATLAQDARRVAMMVDEARVAALVRHVNVVPTLDVIASGGEVFVVMEYVRGAALSSLATHEREQGRLLPADILVAVLRGALRGLHAAHEATTFEGEPLGIVHRDVSPQNILVGVAGIPRIIDFGVARAAGSLDNTRDGEFKGKLAYASPEQLSGEPVTRRSDVFAMGVVLWEILTGQRLFAGETDLDTYRNVLMAHIRHPLEVFDQGDEAGERMRLHRSRAEVERLGGVAMRALAREPDARFPTAEAMEDALGKEAASPAQVGARVRECAADRLAFEHSVVSSVLDRAAELEASDATPAAFASGEVEEEHSPTRLLSPKAPPRDQHATESAPFGIPLRPMIILVPAVLAAAFAGSFLGRIFQR; translated from the coding sequence ATGTCGACCTGGAGAAAGGACCGCCCACTGAAGCTCCCGCGGGCGGAGCACTATTTCCTGTTCGACCGCATCGCGGCGGGAGGCATGGCGGCCGTACACCTGGGGCTGCTTCGAGGTGCGCTCGGGTTCTCGCGAGTCGTCGCCATCAAGCGGCTTCACGCCACGCTCGCGCAAGACGCCCGCCGTGTCGCGATGATGGTGGACGAAGCGCGCGTCGCGGCGCTGGTCCGCCACGTCAACGTGGTCCCCACGCTGGACGTCATCGCTTCCGGCGGAGAGGTCTTCGTCGTCATGGAGTACGTGAGGGGCGCCGCGCTATCCTCGCTCGCGACACACGAGAGAGAGCAAGGTCGCCTCCTCCCTGCGGACATCCTCGTCGCCGTGCTTCGAGGTGCACTACGTGGCCTCCACGCGGCCCACGAGGCGACGACGTTCGAGGGCGAGCCGCTCGGGATCGTTCACCGTGACGTCTCTCCCCAGAACATCCTCGTCGGCGTCGCGGGGATCCCGCGCATCATCGACTTCGGCGTCGCCAGGGCGGCGGGGAGCCTCGACAACACGCGGGACGGCGAGTTCAAGGGGAAGCTCGCGTACGCGTCCCCCGAGCAGCTCAGCGGGGAGCCCGTCACGCGGCGCTCCGACGTCTTCGCGATGGGAGTGGTCCTTTGGGAGATCCTGACGGGCCAGAGGCTCTTCGCCGGCGAGACCGACCTCGACACGTACAGAAACGTGCTGATGGCGCATATTCGGCATCCGCTCGAGGTCTTCGACCAAGGCGACGAAGCGGGTGAGCGCATGAGGCTGCACCGCTCGAGGGCCGAGGTCGAACGCCTCGGCGGCGTGGCGATGCGGGCGCTCGCGCGGGAGCCTGACGCGCGGTTCCCGACGGCCGAAGCGATGGAGGACGCGCTCGGGAAGGAGGCCGCGTCTCCCGCACAAGTCGGCGCGCGTGTACGGGAGTGCGCCGCCGACCGGCTTGCCTTCGAGCACTCCGTCGTCTCGAGCGTGCTCGATCGAGCCGCCGAGCTCGAAGCGAGCGACGCGACGCCCGCAGCCTTCGCTTCCGGTGAGGTCGAAGAGGAACATTCGCCGACCCGGCTGCTTTCGCCCAAGGCCCCGCCGCGAGACCAACACGCCACGGAAAGCGCCCCGTTCGGAATCCCGCTCCGTCCGATGATCATCCTCGTGCCAGCGGTGTTGGCGGCGGCCTTCGCGGGGAGCTTCCTCGGACGGATCTTCCAACGCTGA